The DNA segment AAAATAACTGACTGACTTTTGGGTTTCTGAAAGATATGCTAATATTAACAAATATCTAAAAAACATATGAAGGGTTTTATTTTAGCAGCCGGAAACGGAACAAGGCTTAGACCGATAACTTATGAAATACCCAAGCCGTTATTGCCGGTGGGCAAAGTTCCGGTAATCACCCGCCTGATTAACCTTTACTTAAAAAACGGCATAGACGACATCAAAATAAATGTCCAAAAAAACCATTTGGAAGATTTTTACAAATGGAAAGCGACTTATTTCCCGAGAGAGAAAATAGAGCTGGTCATAGAAGAAGAGCCATCCGGAACATTCACCCCTATCGCCAAAAAAATATCTCCGGAATGGTTCTGCGAGCCGATCATTGTTTCCAACGGAGACGAGCTTAAGGAAATGAACCTCAAAAAAATGATTGACTGGCACAAAAAAATGAAAGCAGTAGCGACCATAGCTCTGGTCAAGGTAAAGAATCCCTGCTCCTACGGAGTGGCCAAATTGAATAAGAACAGAATAGAAGAATTTATTGAAAAGCCAAAAGACCCGCCCTCTCCCTACATTAATTCCGGCCTTTACATTCTCAATCCGGAAATAAGGGAATACTACCCCTTGAAAAAAAACTTCGCCATGATGGAAACAGACCTCTTCCCTAAATTAGCCAAAGAAAAAAAACTTTTTGGCTACAAAACAAGAGGGAGATGGCAAGACGTGGGAACATTTGAGCGCTGGAAAGAAGCAATTCTTAACTGGCATAAATGACGGACAAAAAATATGAATAAAAAAATTCTGATAACCGGCGGAGCCGGATTTATAGGGACAAACGCAACAGCTTATTATCTTGAAAAAGGGCTGAAAGTCATCGTCTACGACAATCTTTCAAGAAAAGGAGTTGTTCAAAATTTAAGCTGGCTGAAAAAATTAAAGGAAGCCAAAAAGAACCTCGTTTTCGTGAAAGGAGATTTGAGAAATGAAAAAACTCTGGAAAAAACTTTTAAAAAATACAGGCCGGGTCTCGTTCTGCATCTGGCCGCCCAAGTTGCCATGACCACTTCAGTGGAAGACCCGCGCTATGATTTTGAAGTCAATGCTTTGGGAACATTCAATGTCCTTGAAGCCATAAGAAAATTTACCCCGCAGGCAAGCGCGATTTACTCTTCAACGAATAAGGTTTTTGGCGAAACAGCCGGCGTAGAAGTGGTTGAAGGAGAAAAGAGATACTCATATAAAGACATAAAGGGAATTTCCGAAACCTTTCCTCTGGATTTTCATGGTCCCTACGGCTGTTCAAAAGGAGCCGGAGATCAATATTTTAGAGATTACGCAAGAATATTCGGGTTAAAAACTGTTGTTCTTAGGCAATCCGGAATATACGGCCCGCACCAATTCGGAATAGTTGACCAGGGGTGGCTGGCTTGGATATGCAATAGCCTTGTTTTTAACAGGCCGATGACTATTTTCGGAAACGGAAAACAAGTAAGAGACGTCCTTTTCGTTGAAGATGTTCTTAAGGGCTATGACGTCGTCTTTGAAAATATTGAAAAAACCAAAGGGCAGATATATAACATCGGAGGCGGTCCTGATTTTACCCTTTCCATTTGGGAACTTTTTGAAATAGTGGAAAAAATTTCTCTTAAAAAAATCAGGTATGGCTTTGACAAGTGGAGGCCGGGAGACCAAAAGGTTTACATTTCCGATATATCTAAAATTAAAAAAGACACCGGCTGGAAACCAACAGTCTCCCCTGAAGATGGCGTCCGCAAATTATATTCATGGATAATGGAAAATAAAAAAAGCATTAAAGAGGCTGATGTTTTCGCCAGATAGATGATGAAAAATGTCCGGGGAAAAGTAAAAAAAGCGATAATACCTATGGCCGGGATGGGGACAAGATTTCTTCCTTTCAGCAAAATTTTACCG comes from the Candidatus Nealsonbacteria bacterium CG07_land_8_20_14_0_80_39_13 genome and includes:
- a CDS encoding CDP-paratose 2-epimerase, with translation MNKKILITGGAGFIGTNATAYYLEKGLKVIVYDNLSRKGVVQNLSWLKKLKEAKKNLVFVKGDLRNEKTLEKTFKKYRPGLVLHLAAQVAMTTSVEDPRYDFEVNALGTFNVLEAIRKFTPQASAIYSSTNKVFGETAGVEVVEGEKRYSYKDIKGISETFPLDFHGPYGCSKGAGDQYFRDYARIFGLKTVVLRQSGIYGPHQFGIVDQGWLAWICNSLVFNRPMTIFGNGKQVRDVLFVEDVLKGYDVVFENIEKTKGQIYNIGGGPDFTLSIWELFEIVEKISLKKIRYGFDKWRPGDQKVYISDISKIKKDTGWKPTVSPEDGVRKLYSWIMENKKSIKEADVFAR